One Solirubrobacter pauli DNA segment encodes these proteins:
- a CDS encoding PadR family transcriptional regulator codes for MSRPELTLFSYEVMGLVGETGAGPHDLLQMARRGRILDWAGESQYYVEPKRLAKLGYLEAREAPGRTRARTVYSLTDKGRDALRAWARTPVTVTPLKSEPLLRLLIADIAGEEVTREALATLRADLADLVERLDASEAAAEALPHRARNLLLVNRFLRGFVALHEQLVDEAEDELR; via the coding sequence ATGTCAAGACCTGAGCTCACCCTGTTCTCGTACGAGGTGATGGGGCTGGTCGGCGAGACCGGCGCCGGCCCGCACGACCTCCTGCAGATGGCCCGCCGCGGCCGCATCCTCGACTGGGCCGGCGAGAGCCAGTACTACGTCGAGCCCAAGCGCCTCGCCAAGCTCGGCTACCTGGAGGCGCGCGAGGCGCCCGGCCGGACGCGCGCCCGCACCGTGTACTCGCTCACGGACAAGGGGCGCGACGCGCTCCGCGCCTGGGCACGCACGCCCGTCACCGTCACGCCGCTGAAGTCCGAGCCGCTGCTGCGTCTGCTGATCGCGGACATCGCGGGGGAGGAGGTCACGCGCGAGGCGCTCGCGACGCTTCGCGCCGACCTCGCCGACCTCGTCGAGCGCCTCGACGCCAGCGAGGCAGCCGCCGAGGCGCTGCCGCACCGGGCGCGCAACCTGCTGCTGGTCAACCGCTTCCTACGCGGCTTCGTCGCGCTCCACGAGCAGCTCGTCGACGAGGCCGAGGACGAGCTGCGCTGA
- a CDS encoding class I SAM-dependent methyltransferase, which translates to MAVTDIDEGKLEAFIGLAATEVGAALNVALVTLGDELGLYRAMADGEPVTPAELAGRTGTLERYVREWLNAQAASGFVVHEDGAYSLPAEHALVLADETSPFLMTGTFQAANGVVGIREALAERFIDGQGVGWHEHHHGLWHGTERAFAVGYRTHLISEWLPALDGVVEKLEAGALVADVGCGHGASTILLAQAYPTSRFVGIDYHAESIAVARRRAEQAGVADRVTFEIAGAAEYLDRRFDVIAFFDAFHDLGDPLAAARHAVGALAPDGTCVLVEPFAGDSVEENLNPVGRLYYGFSTMCCTPGSLSQPGRAGLGTQAGEAAIAAVLREGGFTSVRRAAETPLNLVLEARVG; encoded by the coding sequence ATGGCCGTCACGGACATCGACGAGGGCAAGCTCGAGGCGTTCATCGGGCTGGCCGCGACCGAGGTCGGCGCGGCGCTGAACGTCGCGCTCGTCACGCTCGGCGACGAGCTCGGGCTCTACCGGGCGATGGCGGACGGCGAGCCCGTCACGCCGGCCGAGCTCGCCGGCCGCACGGGCACGCTGGAGCGCTACGTGCGCGAGTGGCTCAACGCGCAGGCGGCCTCCGGGTTCGTCGTCCACGAGGACGGCGCCTACTCGCTGCCGGCCGAGCACGCGCTCGTGCTCGCCGACGAGACCTCACCGTTCCTGATGACGGGCACGTTCCAGGCCGCCAACGGCGTCGTCGGCATCCGCGAGGCGCTCGCGGAGCGCTTCATCGACGGCCAGGGCGTCGGCTGGCACGAGCACCACCACGGGCTCTGGCACGGCACGGAGCGCGCGTTCGCCGTCGGCTACCGCACGCATCTGATCTCCGAGTGGCTGCCGGCGCTCGACGGCGTCGTCGAGAAGCTCGAGGCCGGCGCGCTCGTCGCCGACGTCGGCTGTGGGCACGGCGCCTCGACGATCCTGCTCGCGCAGGCGTACCCGACCTCGCGCTTCGTCGGGATCGACTACCACGCGGAGTCGATCGCCGTGGCGCGCCGCCGGGCCGAGCAGGCGGGCGTCGCCGACCGGGTCACGTTCGAGATCGCCGGCGCCGCCGAGTACCTGGACCGGCGCTTCGACGTGATCGCGTTCTTCGACGCCTTCCACGACCTCGGCGACCCGCTCGCCGCAGCCCGGCATGCGGTCGGCGCGCTCGCGCCGGACGGCACCTGCGTGCTCGTCGAGCCGTTCGCGGGCGATTCCGTGGAGGAGAACCTCAATCCGGTCGGGCGCCTGTACTACGGCTTCTCGACCATGTGCTGCACGCCGGGCTCGCTGTCCCAGCCGGGGCGTGCCGGCCTGGGGACGCAGGCGGGCGAGGCGGCGATCGCGGCCGTGCTGCGCGAGGGCGGCTTCACGAGCGTGCGGCGCGCGGCCGAGACGCCGCTGAACCTGGTGCTGGAGGCGCGCGTCGGCTGA
- a CDS encoding nickel-binding protein, which translates to MDLYLVSRRRAWLSEEELAAFSECAPAVLDTFGGTVRWVRSYVFAEADGTFSADCLYEATSAERLEEYAEAMLLPADAIRRVHATAAA; encoded by the coding sequence ATGGACCTGTACCTCGTCTCCCGCCGTCGCGCATGGTTGTCCGAGGAAGAGCTGGCCGCGTTCTCGGAGTGCGCTCCGGCGGTCCTGGACACGTTCGGCGGCACCGTCCGCTGGGTGCGCTCGTACGTGTTCGCGGAGGCCGACGGCACCTTCAGCGCCGACTGCCTGTACGAGGCGACCAGCGCCGAGCGCCTCGAGGAGTACGCCGAGGCGATGCTGCTGCCCGCGGACGCGATCCGGCGCGTGCACGCCACCGCCGCGGCATGA
- a CDS encoding winged helix-turn-helix domain-containing protein, which produces MNLGALLARRALLGRDAELAALRTLHAPGGPLVAVVHGVAGTGKSALLRAFAAEHAAGATVVDGRAIEPTPQGFLAAAGEDPGLLVIDTFERLRLLDDWLRHTYFPSLPAYTRIAIATRDKPGAVWRATFGEYLQVIALGPLAPADAHAVLELCGLDPQEAAEVNRFVHGHPLSLQLAASARREHPDAVIPTVTQELAALYLDGLDAPTRAALDHACVLRRVTRSLLPDGYDLLQDLPFVELTPEGLVIHDAVREAVSALLKATDPVRHRAVRAAAWQRIRAEMPYGGWASVADMIALVEEPLVREAFFPTAIQHYAVEAARPSDRDAILAIVARHHPGVTTALIADWWDAVPEAFRVARSPRGIVVAFTVQCDLKVVPQGLFMRDPLCQAWREHLRAHPVPKGQRVLAARLALAHGTGSAPSPCFSALLRDVERASLQTGLVRRIYSAQGGEALDAQLEPLGYLPIPGGATVCDLGPESVPGWLSELAARDLHVARTALDADARELTLEGRTIALTKLECAVLRYLQDREGQVVPRAALLRDVWGYEWDGGANAVDVAISGLRRKLDERARALETVRGVGFRLNSL; this is translated from the coding sequence ATGAACCTGGGGGCGCTGCTCGCCCGGCGCGCGCTGCTCGGCCGTGACGCCGAGCTGGCGGCGCTGCGGACGCTGCATGCGCCCGGCGGACCGCTCGTCGCGGTCGTCCACGGCGTCGCCGGGACGGGCAAGTCGGCGCTGCTGCGCGCGTTCGCGGCCGAGCACGCGGCCGGCGCCACCGTCGTCGACGGGCGCGCGATCGAGCCGACCCCGCAGGGCTTCCTCGCGGCCGCCGGCGAGGACCCCGGCCTGCTCGTCATCGACACGTTCGAGCGCCTGCGCCTGCTCGACGACTGGCTGCGCCACACCTACTTCCCGTCGCTGCCCGCGTACACGCGGATCGCGATCGCCACGCGCGACAAGCCGGGCGCGGTGTGGCGCGCGACGTTCGGCGAGTACCTGCAAGTGATCGCGCTCGGCCCGCTCGCCCCGGCGGACGCGCACGCGGTGCTCGAGCTCTGCGGGCTGGACCCCCAGGAGGCGGCCGAGGTCAACCGGTTCGTCCACGGCCATCCGCTCTCGCTCCAGCTCGCCGCCTCGGCCCGCAGGGAACATCCGGACGCGGTCATCCCGACCGTCACGCAGGAGCTCGCGGCGCTCTACCTCGACGGCCTCGACGCACCCACGCGCGCCGCGCTCGACCACGCGTGCGTCCTGCGCCGCGTCACCCGCTCGCTGCTCCCGGACGGCTATGACCTCCTCCAGGACCTCCCGTTCGTGGAGTTGACGCCGGAAGGCCTCGTCATCCACGACGCGGTGCGCGAGGCGGTGTCCGCGCTGCTGAAGGCCACCGATCCGGTCCGCCATCGCGCCGTCCGCGCGGCCGCCTGGCAGCGGATCCGGGCGGAGATGCCGTACGGCGGCTGGGCGTCGGTGGCCGACATGATCGCGCTGGTCGAGGAGCCGCTGGTGCGCGAGGCGTTCTTCCCGACCGCGATCCAGCACTACGCGGTGGAGGCCGCGCGCCCGTCGGACCGGGACGCGATCCTTGCGATCGTCGCCCGCCACCACCCGGGCGTGACCACGGCCCTGATCGCCGACTGGTGGGACGCGGTGCCCGAGGCCTTCCGCGTCGCGCGCAGCCCGCGCGGGATCGTCGTCGCGTTCACGGTCCAGTGCGACCTGAAGGTCGTCCCGCAAGGGTTGTTCATGCGCGACCCGCTGTGCCAGGCGTGGCGGGAGCACCTGCGCGCGCACCCGGTCCCGAAGGGCCAGCGCGTGCTGGCGGCCCGGCTCGCGCTGGCCCACGGCACAGGCTCGGCGCCGTCGCCGTGCTTCAGCGCGCTCTTGCGCGACGTCGAGCGGGCGTCGCTGCAGACCGGGCTCGTCCGCCGCATCTACTCGGCGCAGGGCGGCGAGGCGCTCGACGCGCAGCTCGAGCCGCTCGGGTACCTGCCGATCCCCGGCGGCGCGACGGTGTGCGACCTGGGGCCCGAGTCCGTCCCCGGCTGGCTGTCGGAGCTCGCGGCGCGCGACCTGCACGTGGCGCGCACCGCGCTCGACGCCGACGCGCGCGAGCTGACGCTCGAGGGTCGCACGATCGCGCTCACCAAGCTCGAGTGCGCGGTCCTGCGCTACCTGCAGGACCGCGAGGGGCAGGTGGTCCCGCGCGCCGCGCTGCTCCGTGACGTCTGGGGCTACGAGTGGGACGGGGGCGCGAACGCCGTCGACGTGGCCATCTCCGGGCTGCGCCGCAAGCTCGACGAGCGGGCGAGGGCGCTCGAGACGGTGCGCGGCGTCGGCTTCCGGCTCAATAGCCTCTAG